The Rhinolophus ferrumequinum isolate MPI-CBG mRhiFer1 chromosome 6, mRhiFer1_v1.p, whole genome shotgun sequence genome has a window encoding:
- the LOC117022727 gene encoding cytochrome P450 1A2: MALSQPSSFSATELLLASAVFCLVFWVVRAWRPRVPKGLKSPPGPWGWPLLGHMLTLGKNPHLVLSRLSQRYGDVLEIRIGCTPVLVLSGLDTIRQALVRQSDDFKGRPDFYSFTLVSDGNSMTFNPDSGPVWAARRRLAQNALKSFSIASDPASVSSCYLEEHVSKEAEALIARFQELMVEAGRFDPYDQVVVSVAKVIGAMCFGQHFPQSSEEMLSLVKNSQDFVESASSTNPVDFFPILRYLPNPTLQRFKAFNQKFVRFLQKIVQEHYQGFDKNNVQDITGALFQHCEKDSSGGRVLHEKFVNLINDIFGAGFDTVTTAISWSLMYLVTNPEMQRKIQEELDTVIGRARQPRLSDRPQLPYMEAFILETFRHSSFVPFTIPHSTTRDTTLNGFYIPKERCVFVNQWHVNHDQKLWEDPFEFRPERFLTADGTAINKILSEKVILFGMGKRRCIGEVLAKSELFLFLAILLQQLEFSVPPGVKVDLTPIYGLTMKHAHCEHVQARLRFSVK, from the exons ATGGCATTGTCCCAGCCCAGTTCCTTCTCAGCCACCGAGCTTCTCCTGGCCTCTGCCGTCTTCTGCCTGGTATTCTGGGTGGTCCGCGCCTGGCGGCCTCGGGTCCCCAAAGGCCTGAAGAGTCCAccagggccctggggctggcccctgcTCGGGCACATGCTGACCCTGGGGAAGAACCCACACCTGGTGCTGTCACGGCTGAGCCAGCGTTATGGGGACGTGCTGGAGATCCGCATTGGCTGCACACCTGTGCTGGTGCTCAGCGGCCTGGACACCATCCGGCAGGCCCTGGTGCGGCAGAGCGATGATTTCAAGGGCCGGCCTGACTTCTACAGCTTCACCCTGGTCTCTGATGGCAACAGCATGACCTTCAACCCAGACTCTGGACCAGTGTGGGCTGCCCGCCGGCGCCTGGCCCAGAACGCCCTGAAGAGTTTCTCCATCGCCTCGGACCCGGCTTCCGTGTCCTCCTGCTACCTGGAGGAGCATGTGAGCAAGGAGGCTGAAGCCCTCATTGCCAGGTTCCAGGAGCTGATGGTAGAGGCTGGGCGCTTCGACCCCTACGACCAGGTGGTGGTGTCAGTGGCCAAAGTCATTGGTGCCATGTGCTTTGGGCAGCACTTTCCCCAGAGCAGTGAAGAGATGCTCAGCCTTGTGAAGAACAGTCAGGATTTTGTGGAGTCCGCCTCCTCTACGAACCCCGTGGACTTCTTCCCCATCCTTCGATACCTGCCCAACCCCACCCTGCAGAGGTTCAAGGCCTTCAACCAGAAGTTTGTGCGCTTCCTGCAGAAAATAGTCCAGGAGCACTACCAGGGCTTTGACAAG AACAACGTCCAGGACATCACCGGTGCCCTGTTCCAGCACTGTGAGAAGGACTCCAGCGGTGGCCGCGTCCTCCACGAGAAGTTTGTCAACCTTATCAACGACATCTTTGGGGCCG GATTTGACACAGTCACAACAGCCATCTCCTGGAGCCTTATGTACCTTGTTACAAATCCTGAGATGCAAAGAAAGATCCAGGAGGAACTGG ACACAGTGATTGGCAGGGCACGGCAGCCCCGGCTCTCCGACAGACCCCAGCTGCCCTATATGGAGGCCTTCATCCTGGAGACCTTCCGACACTCCTCCTTTGTCCCCTTCACCATCCCCCACAG CACGACAAGAGACACAACACTGAATGGCTTCTACATTCCCAAGGAGCGCTGCGTCTTTGTAAATCAGTGGCATGTCAATCATGACCA GAAGCTGTGGGAGGACCCATTTGAGTTCCGGCCGGAGCGATTCCTCACTGCTGATGGGACTGCCATCAACAAGATCTTGAGTGAGAAAGTGATTCTCTTTGGCATGGGCAAGCGCCGGTGCATAGGGGAGGTGCTGGCCAAGTCGGAGCTCTTCCTTTTCCTGGCCATCCTGCTACAGCAGCTGGAGTTCAGCGTGCCACCGGGTGTGAAAGTGGACCTAACTCCCATCTACGGGCTGACTATGAAGCATGCCCACTGTGAGCATGTCCAGGCACGGCTACGCTTCTCTGTCAAGTGA